The Parambassis ranga chromosome 19, fParRan2.1, whole genome shotgun sequence genome contains a region encoding:
- the cep41 gene encoding centrosomal protein of 41 kDa isoform X1, whose translation MSVKQNIGSVEYMKKRIPKNAKYEHIKTRLDTGCSLTKYMERLEEIKKNYRYRKDEIFKRMKVTTFAQLILQVASVSDLNESETDDGSHAAEADDVSVVSSADLESLPEHINGFPSDHQDAGDGRDVCHTARSTLLSVISGVGELNLDQKTQNDPIPEPDDRPYPDCPYLLLDVRDRDQYDCCHIIGAHSFPITMLSRTMNPYTRDVLEYKNAAGKIIIVYDEDERIASQAATTMCERGFENLFMLCGGLKVIAQKFPSGMTTGSFPAACLSSATSLKGRKCSAPQQPAQPAQPAEKRWWFTLDELNKIQEHLEEILVPSNTNSRMSSRLSTISSQSKASSRQSLSTAGRDSSRLQSSRPWK comes from the exons ATGTCGGTGAAGCAGAACATCGGCAGTGTAGAG TACATGAAAAAAAGGATACCGAAAAACGCCAAATatgaacacatcaaaacacgACTGGACACAG GATGCAGCCTTACCAAGTACATGGAAAGACTTGAAGAAATCAAAAAAA ACTACAGATATCGAAAAGATGAAATCTTCAAGCGCATGAAGGTCACAACTTTTGCACAACTG ATTCTTCAGGTAGCTTCTGTTTCAGACCTGAATGAAAGTGAGACCGATGACGGGTCACACGCTGCAGAAG CAGACGATGTGTCAGTGGTGTCCAGTGCAGACCTGGAGTCTCTGCCTGAACACATCAATGGCTTCCCTTCAGACCATCAGGATGCAGGAGACGGGAGAGATGTTTGCCACACTGCCCGGTCAACACTTTTGAG TGTCATCAGTGGAGTGGGAGAACTGAACCTGGATCAGAAGACGCAGAATGACCCCATCCCCGAGCCTGATGACAGGCCCTACCCAGACTGCCCctacctgctgctggatgtGCGGGACCGCGATCAGTACGACTGCTGCCACATCATCGGCG CACACAGTTTCCCCATCACCATGTTATCCCGAACAATGAACCCCTACACCAGAGACGTGCTGGAATAT AAAAACGCAGCAGGGAAGATCATCATCGTGTATGATGAGGACGAGAGAATAGCCAGCCAGGCGGCGACCACCATGTGTGAACGAGGGTTTGAGAATCTGTTTATGCTCTGTGGAG GCCTTAAAGTAATCGCTCAGAAATTTCCAAGCGGGATGACAACAGGCTCCTTCCCGGCCGCCTGCCTGTCCTCCGCCACATCTCTGAAGGGCAGGAAGTGCTCCGCGCCGCAGCAGCCAGCACAGCcagcacagccagcagagaagaGGTGGTGGTTCACGTTGGATGAGCTGAATAAGATCCAGGAGCACCTGGAGGAGATACTCGTCCCAAGTAACACAAACA gtcgCATGTCCAGCCGCCTGTCAACGATCAGCTCTCAGTCCAAAGCGTCCAGTCGTCAGAGTCTCTCcacagcagggagagacagCTCCAGGCTTCAGAGCAGCAGGCCCTGGAAATAA
- the cep41 gene encoding centrosomal protein of 41 kDa isoform X2: MSVKQNIGSVEYMKKRIPKNAKYEHIKTRLDTGCSLTKYMERLEEIKKNYRYRKDEIFKRMKVTTFAQLILQVASVSDLNESETDDGSHAAEDDVSVVSSADLESLPEHINGFPSDHQDAGDGRDVCHTARSTLLSVISGVGELNLDQKTQNDPIPEPDDRPYPDCPYLLLDVRDRDQYDCCHIIGAHSFPITMLSRTMNPYTRDVLEYKNAAGKIIIVYDEDERIASQAATTMCERGFENLFMLCGGLKVIAQKFPSGMTTGSFPAACLSSATSLKGRKCSAPQQPAQPAQPAEKRWWFTLDELNKIQEHLEEILVPSNTNSRMSSRLSTISSQSKASSRQSLSTAGRDSSRLQSSRPWK, encoded by the exons ATGTCGGTGAAGCAGAACATCGGCAGTGTAGAG TACATGAAAAAAAGGATACCGAAAAACGCCAAATatgaacacatcaaaacacgACTGGACACAG GATGCAGCCTTACCAAGTACATGGAAAGACTTGAAGAAATCAAAAAAA ACTACAGATATCGAAAAGATGAAATCTTCAAGCGCATGAAGGTCACAACTTTTGCACAACTG ATTCTTCAGGTAGCTTCTGTTTCAGACCTGAATGAAAGTGAGACCGATGACGGGTCACACGCTGCAGAAG ACGATGTGTCAGTGGTGTCCAGTGCAGACCTGGAGTCTCTGCCTGAACACATCAATGGCTTCCCTTCAGACCATCAGGATGCAGGAGACGGGAGAGATGTTTGCCACACTGCCCGGTCAACACTTTTGAG TGTCATCAGTGGAGTGGGAGAACTGAACCTGGATCAGAAGACGCAGAATGACCCCATCCCCGAGCCTGATGACAGGCCCTACCCAGACTGCCCctacctgctgctggatgtGCGGGACCGCGATCAGTACGACTGCTGCCACATCATCGGCG CACACAGTTTCCCCATCACCATGTTATCCCGAACAATGAACCCCTACACCAGAGACGTGCTGGAATAT AAAAACGCAGCAGGGAAGATCATCATCGTGTATGATGAGGACGAGAGAATAGCCAGCCAGGCGGCGACCACCATGTGTGAACGAGGGTTTGAGAATCTGTTTATGCTCTGTGGAG GCCTTAAAGTAATCGCTCAGAAATTTCCAAGCGGGATGACAACAGGCTCCTTCCCGGCCGCCTGCCTGTCCTCCGCCACATCTCTGAAGGGCAGGAAGTGCTCCGCGCCGCAGCAGCCAGCACAGCcagcacagccagcagagaagaGGTGGTGGTTCACGTTGGATGAGCTGAATAAGATCCAGGAGCACCTGGAGGAGATACTCGTCCCAAGTAACACAAACA gtcgCATGTCCAGCCGCCTGTCAACGATCAGCTCTCAGTCCAAAGCGTCCAGTCGTCAGAGTCTCTCcacagcagggagagacagCTCCAGGCTTCAGAGCAGCAGGCCCTGGAAATAA